In a genomic window of Shouchella clausii:
- a CDS encoding alpha/beta hydrolase: MAGLNGQLSELKIESTYLAEMIPLSIYKPPHYTPLKSYRLLICQDGQDYFRLGRIPRQAEALMEEGDIEEVVIVGAPYPSVPTRRKWYHPEGEDAENYRRFLACELLPFLEQEISTEPLPEARILAGDSLAATVSLQTALEYPNIFGKVVLHSPFVSEQVLEQVNQFSNSDSLTIYHVIGLEETEVTLTNGDVADFLTPNRRLNKLLEQGPFSYTYYEFQGNHTWTYWQKDLPRALQTVLPLS, encoded by the coding sequence ATGGCAGGTTTAAATGGACAGTTATCTGAGCTGAAAATTGAAAGTACATATTTGGCGGAAATGATTCCTTTATCGATCTATAAACCGCCCCATTATACACCGTTAAAATCGTACAGACTCTTGATTTGCCAAGATGGCCAAGACTATTTCCGCTTAGGGCGCATTCCGCGCCAAGCGGAGGCATTAATGGAAGAAGGAGATATTGAGGAAGTTGTTATTGTAGGCGCCCCTTACCCTTCTGTGCCGACTAGAAGAAAATGGTACCATCCAGAAGGTGAAGACGCCGAAAACTATCGCCGCTTTCTCGCATGTGAGCTACTCCCTTTTCTTGAACAAGAAATTTCAACAGAACCACTCCCAGAAGCACGCATACTTGCGGGGGATTCCCTTGCTGCAACCGTGTCGTTGCAAACGGCGCTTGAATATCCAAACATTTTCGGAAAAGTTGTGCTCCATTCCCCCTTTGTTTCTGAGCAAGTACTTGAACAAGTAAATCAGTTTTCTAACAGCGACTCGTTAACCATCTACCATGTAATTGGGCTAGAGGAGACAGAAGTGACTTTAACAAACGGGGATGTAGCTGATTTTTTGACGCCTAACCGCAGATTAAATAAACTGCTTGAACAAGGCCCCTTTTCGTATACGTACTATGAGTTCCAAGGCAATCATACGTGGACATATTGGCAGAAGGATTTGCCTCGGGCACTACAAACAGTGTTGCCGCTCTCCTAG
- a CDS encoding YjcG family protein, giving the protein MNYSIVMFPSKPFQDTANGYRRRYDAHYANIPPHITLKERFSIAEEERPKIIEALRTIGKSHKPIAIDVYKVDTFYPQSTTIYYKIKENDGLLALYEALHCDPFPRKRAHPVFIPHITIAQGLPQSEHADIVGQLKMIDVSHQETIDRFQLLKQLDNGSWAVYETFLLEGD; this is encoded by the coding sequence TTGAATTACAGCATTGTCATGTTCCCATCCAAACCGTTCCAAGACACGGCAAACGGCTATAGGCGGCGTTATGACGCCCATTACGCAAACATACCGCCACATATTACCCTAAAAGAACGTTTTTCAATTGCCGAGGAGGAACGACCTAAAATCATTGAGGCATTACGGACCATTGGGAAAAGCCATAAACCAATTGCCATTGACGTTTATAAAGTCGACACGTTTTATCCTCAGTCAACAACCATTTATTATAAAATTAAAGAAAACGATGGTTTGCTTGCTCTTTATGAAGCTTTACACTGCGACCCGTTTCCACGCAAACGGGCGCATCCTGTATTTATTCCCCACATCACCATTGCCCAGGGGCTGCCCCAATCAGAGCATGCTGATATTGTTGGTCAATTGAAAATGATCGATGTTTCCCATCAAGAAACAATTGATCGCTTTCAATTGCTCAAACAACTTGACAACGGTTCATGGGCCGTCTATGAAACATTTTTGTTAGAAGGAGATTAA
- a CDS encoding GNAT family N-acetyltransferase, translating into MTYCTKVAATEQEHSDCANVRHHVFIEEQGVSPSIERDQYDESATHIIMYDGKTPIGTGRVRLLTHNEAKIERVCVIKEKRRSGAGKQLMTALEEASARMGAKAAKLNAQTHASYFYEKLGYTVTSPEFIDAGIPHVTMSKPLKLGLIAD; encoded by the coding sequence ATGACTTATTGTACGAAAGTTGCCGCTACTGAGCAAGAACACTCGGACTGCGCCAATGTACGGCACCATGTATTCATTGAAGAGCAAGGCGTCTCCCCTTCCATTGAACGGGATCAGTATGACGAGTCCGCTACACACATCATTATGTACGACGGAAAAACACCGATTGGTACAGGGCGTGTCCGCTTATTGACTCATAACGAGGCTAAAATTGAACGGGTTTGTGTGATCAAAGAAAAGCGCCGGTCAGGGGCAGGGAAACAATTGATGACGGCGCTTGAGGAAGCGAGCGCGAGAATGGGAGCAAAAGCAGCAAAGCTCAATGCCCAAACACACGCGAGCTATTTTTATGAAAAGCTTGGTTATACAGTAACTTCCCCTGAATTTATCGATGCTGGCATTCCCCATGTCACGATGAGCAAACCGCTTAAATTAGGCTTAATAGCTGACTGA
- a CDS encoding MTH1187 family thiamine-binding protein: MAIADISIIPIGTSSTSVSAYVAYIQQVLDHYEKEKQIRYELTPMSTLIEAELTVLFEVIQKIHEAPFEQGALRTATSIRIDDRRDQPLTMEGKRKSVQEKRIEQ; this comes from the coding sequence ATGGCAATTGCAGACATATCGATCATTCCAATTGGTACTTCCTCGACAAGCGTTAGCGCTTATGTAGCATATATCCAACAAGTGCTTGATCACTATGAGAAGGAAAAGCAAATCCGTTACGAGCTTACGCCTATGAGCACGTTGATTGAGGCAGAGCTGACTGTGTTGTTTGAAGTGATCCAGAAAATCCATGAAGCGCCGTTTGAACAAGGAGCCTTGAGGACGGCAACGTCGATTCGCATTGACGACCGCCGCGATCAGCCTTTAACGATGGAAGGAAAACGGAAATCTGTGCAAGAGAAGCGAATAGAACAATAG
- the thiD gene encoding bifunctional hydroxymethylpyrimidine kinase/phosphomethylpyrimidine kinase encodes MPIPTVLSVAGSDSSGGAGIQADIKTCQELGVYAATAITAITAQNTTGVQSWQELDASLVRDQIEAVLSDIGAHVIKTGMLVNADIVTTVAELAKTYRVANIVVDPVLASTSGTALLSAKGQQVLIQKLLPLATVFTPNLPETAMLLNKPECKTIAEMKAAAVQLHKMGPKLVILKGGHLPQGEAIDLCYDGQAFFELKAKRLDRKHTHGTGCTFASAIAAELAKGAKPIEAAKKAKAYVTAAISEGIPLGAGIGPTDHAAYRRLGQEGGCN; translated from the coding sequence ATGCCCATTCCAACAGTCCTCTCCGTCGCTGGTTCAGATTCCAGCGGCGGTGCCGGCATTCAAGCAGATATAAAAACGTGTCAAGAGCTTGGCGTTTATGCTGCTACTGCCATTACTGCTATTACAGCCCAAAATACAACTGGCGTACAATCGTGGCAAGAACTTGACGCTTCACTCGTACGGGACCAAATCGAAGCGGTATTAAGTGATATTGGAGCTCATGTCATCAAAACAGGCATGTTGGTCAATGCAGACATTGTTACGACGGTGGCTGAATTGGCAAAAACGTATCGAGTGGCTAACATTGTCGTTGATCCCGTCCTGGCCTCAACAAGTGGAACAGCGCTTCTTTCCGCAAAAGGCCAACAGGTGCTTATACAGAAGCTTTTGCCACTTGCGACTGTTTTTACGCCTAATTTGCCTGAAACGGCCATGCTTCTTAATAAACCAGAATGTAAAACCATTGCTGAAATGAAAGCAGCCGCGGTACAATTGCATAAAATGGGGCCTAAGCTGGTCATTTTGAAAGGCGGCCATTTGCCACAAGGGGAAGCAATTGATTTATGCTACGATGGCCAAGCTTTTTTTGAGTTAAAGGCAAAACGGCTAGACAGAAAGCATACTCATGGGACTGGTTGTACGTTTGCTTCAGCGATAGCAGCAGAACTCGCAAAAGGGGCAAAGCCAATCGAAGCAGCTAAAAAAGCGAAAGCATATGTGACTGCCGCGATTTCGGAAGGAATTCCATTAGGAGCCGGAATCGGCCCGACGGACCATGCTGCTTATCGCCGCCTTGGCCAAGAAGGGGGTTGCAATTGA
- the thiO gene encoding glycine oxidase ThiO — protein MEHTIVLGGGVIGLSVAFQLAMDGKAVSVLEINTCGGQASGAAAGMLAPYSEIGEDPDDFFRLCLASLRTFKEWQALIKQESGMTFEFTESGSLHCVYHEADLLSLATRKAWQEEFGAKVDVLTPEELKKKEPELAEDMIGAIHYPEEAHVYAPDYVKALQQACRNRGVHIYEQLKHVSLVKTEPHIELQSASGQRFTADQLVVATGAWAKELESQLDLNLPIYPIRGQICAYNIEPGRVRHILYTSQGYLVPKANGTLVNGASEDIAGFQTEITDKGIRRLTNWNHKIVPFLAELTPFHKWAGLRPATQDGYPLIGFLRNHPRVFMACGHYRNGILLSAITAKVASAQLAGQEPPVPIALFDPERFS, from the coding sequence ATGGAGCATACAATTGTTTTAGGAGGCGGCGTTATTGGGCTGTCTGTTGCTTTTCAGTTAGCAATGGACGGCAAGGCCGTTTCTGTCCTAGAAATAAACACTTGCGGCGGGCAGGCATCTGGCGCAGCTGCAGGCATGCTTGCCCCGTATTCTGAAATTGGCGAGGATCCAGATGATTTTTTTCGCCTTTGTTTAGCGAGTTTGCGCACCTTTAAAGAATGGCAAGCGTTAATAAAGCAAGAGTCAGGCATGACGTTTGAATTTACAGAATCAGGGAGTCTTCATTGTGTTTATCATGAAGCTGATTTGTTGTCACTTGCCACCAGAAAAGCATGGCAAGAGGAATTTGGGGCCAAAGTCGACGTATTGACACCCGAAGAGTTAAAGAAGAAAGAGCCTGAGCTTGCTGAAGACATGATTGGTGCGATCCACTATCCAGAAGAAGCTCATGTCTACGCGCCTGATTATGTAAAGGCGTTGCAACAGGCTTGCAGAAATCGCGGCGTCCACATTTATGAGCAGCTCAAACACGTTTCGCTCGTGAAAACAGAGCCCCATATCGAGCTACAAAGCGCTTCAGGGCAACGTTTTACAGCAGACCAGCTCGTTGTGGCGACAGGTGCATGGGCGAAAGAGCTAGAAAGCCAGCTTGACCTTAACTTGCCTATTTATCCAATAAGAGGGCAGATTTGTGCTTATAACATTGAACCAGGCCGTGTTCGCCACATTTTATACACAAGCCAAGGGTATCTTGTCCCAAAAGCAAATGGCACACTTGTTAATGGTGCATCAGAAGATATTGCTGGCTTTCAAACAGAAATTACCGACAAAGGCATTCGCCGCCTCACAAATTGGAACCATAAGATAGTGCCCTTTTTAGCTGAACTTACGCCGTTTCATAAATGGGCTGGCCTTAGGCCGGCGACACAAGACGGTTATCCGCTTATCGGTTTTCTCCGCAACCATCCCCGCGTTTTTATGGCTTGTGGCCATTACCGGAACGGCATTTTATTAAGCGCCATTACGGCAAAAGTGGCGAGTGCGCAGTTGGCTGGGCAAGAGCCGCCTGTACCAATTGCCCTTTTTGATCCAGAACGTTTTTCGTAG
- a CDS encoding thiazole synthase has product MKKAPLVIGGKTLSSRFFIGTGRYPNPVVQNEAIKASGAEVLTFAIRRINLEHPDEDAILQHLEGRTFQYLPNTSGANNAEEAIRIARLARAAGLSDWIKVEISVSEKTLLPDPIETLKATEALAKEGFTVLPYTSDDPILCKKLEEAGAAAVMPGASPIGTGLGILNPYNLGVIVEDASVPIIVDAGLGSASDVAKAMELGADGVLMNTAVAKAKDPVKMALAMKQAIEAGLLSYEAGRIPMKRYATASSQLDHLLSSHSKG; this is encoded by the coding sequence ATGAAAAAAGCACCACTTGTCATTGGCGGAAAAACGCTGTCATCGCGGTTTTTCATTGGGACTGGCCGTTATCCAAACCCGGTTGTTCAAAATGAAGCGATTAAAGCCTCCGGAGCGGAGGTTTTAACGTTTGCCATTCGCCGTATTAACTTAGAACATCCTGATGAGGATGCGATTTTACAGCATTTAGAAGGGCGCACTTTTCAATACTTGCCAAATACATCAGGAGCGAACAACGCTGAAGAGGCAATCCGCATTGCTCGTTTGGCTCGAGCGGCTGGGCTGAGCGATTGGATCAAAGTCGAAATTAGCGTATCTGAAAAAACGCTTTTGCCTGATCCGATTGAGACATTAAAAGCAACAGAAGCTTTAGCAAAAGAAGGCTTTACTGTATTGCCGTATACATCAGATGACCCAATTCTTTGCAAAAAGCTGGAGGAAGCCGGCGCAGCCGCAGTTATGCCTGGGGCTTCTCCAATTGGCACAGGCCTTGGTATATTAAACCCGTATAACCTTGGCGTAATTGTCGAGGATGCTTCTGTACCGATCATTGTCGATGCTGGCCTCGGTTCTGCAAGCGATGTCGCCAAGGCAATGGAATTAGGAGCAGATGGAGTATTAATGAATACGGCAGTAGCTAAAGCAAAGGATCCAGTAAAAATGGCGCTGGCAATGAAACAAGCGATTGAAGCCGGTTTGCTGTCCTACGAAGCAGGGCGCATTCCGATGAAGCGCTATGCGACAGCAAGCAGCCAGCTTGACCATTTATTGTCCAGTCACAGTAAGGGGTAG
- the thiS gene encoding sulfur carrier protein ThiS, with product MRLVVNGEERIAESTTLSELVSEFGLASQLVVAEVNGTIIDRVDWEATSLSEGMKIELVHFVGGG from the coding sequence ATGAGATTAGTCGTAAATGGTGAAGAACGAATTGCAGAAAGCACAACGCTGAGCGAACTTGTTTCTGAATTTGGCTTAGCGAGCCAACTAGTGGTGGCGGAAGTCAACGGGACGATTATTGACCGTGTTGACTGGGAGGCCACTTCTTTGAGCGAAGGAATGAAAATTGAGCTAGTCCATTTCGTAGGGGGAGGATAA
- the thiE gene encoding thiamine phosphate synthase produces MKPFRLYAITGEEFHPGRDVVEVMEEAIQGGVDIIQLRDKTSSKKAVLEKARRLKKLAANYGIPFIVNDHIDVALAVDASGVHVGQDDLPLPEVRKLLGPDKIIGVSTHKLEEALEAEKNGADYIGVGPIFPTNSKADVVDPVTTAYIREVKEHVTIPFVAIGGIKRHNVREVIEAGAEAVCVITEIVAARDVKAASQALLAAMEEASQ; encoded by the coding sequence ATGAAGCCTTTTCGACTTTACGCGATCACAGGAGAGGAATTCCATCCTGGACGCGATGTCGTAGAAGTGATGGAAGAAGCCATCCAAGGTGGGGTTGACATTATTCAGCTTCGTGATAAAACGAGCAGCAAAAAGGCTGTGTTGGAAAAAGCCCGTAGGCTAAAAAAGCTTGCGGCCAATTATGGAATTCCGTTTATTGTCAATGACCATATCGATGTCGCCCTTGCCGTCGACGCAAGCGGCGTCCATGTTGGGCAAGATGATTTGCCCCTTCCAGAAGTAAGAAAATTGCTGGGGCCAGACAAAATCATTGGCGTTTCTACCCACAAGCTAGAAGAGGCACTTGAAGCTGAAAAGAACGGAGCCGATTATATTGGCGTCGGTCCGATTTTTCCAACAAACAGCAAAGCGGATGTAGTAGACCCAGTTACAACTGCATATATTCGCGAAGTTAAGGAACATGTGACGATTCCGTTTGTGGCAATAGGCGGTATCAAGCGCCATAATGTCCGTGAAGTGATCGAGGCTGGGGCTGAAGCCGTTTGCGTTATAACCGAAATTGTTGCTGCCCGTGACGTGAAAGCAGCTAGTCAAGCGTTGCTCGCGGCGATGGAGGAGGCAAGTCAATGA
- the aspA gene encoding aspartate ammonia-lyase has protein sequence MEYRVERDLLGEKQVPKHAYYGIQSLRAKDNFPITGYPPHPELIRAFGYVKKAAALANRDVGVLRPHIAEAIIKASDEVIEGRLNDHFIVDSIQGGAGTSFNMNANEVIANRAIEILGGEKGDYLKVSPNTHVNMAQSTNDSFPTAIHIAALNMTKGLMEELQQLINEMEAKAEEFDSVLKMGRTHLQDAVPIRLGQEFGSYRRVLARDLKRVSRSADHLHDINMGATAVGTGLNAKPEYIEKVAKHLADLTDLPLKTAEDLVDATQNTDAYTELSSSLKILAINLSKIANDLRLMSSGPRTGLNEINLPPRQPGSSIMPGKVNPVMCEVINQLSFQVIGNDHTISLASEAGQLELNVMEPVLVFNLLQSLTVLQNGMRVFKDYAIAGITANVERCRELVEHSVGIVTAINPHVGYEVATRVAKEAIETGRPVREICLERGILSEEELNEILDPKEMTKPGIAGSRFLPL, from the coding sequence ATGGAGTACAGGGTTGAACGAGACTTACTAGGAGAAAAACAAGTACCGAAACATGCTTATTATGGCATCCAATCGCTGCGGGCAAAGGATAATTTTCCGATTACCGGCTATCCGCCCCACCCTGAACTTATTCGCGCTTTCGGCTATGTGAAAAAAGCGGCTGCCCTTGCAAACCGCGATGTCGGCGTACTGCGCCCCCACATTGCTGAAGCGATTATCAAGGCAAGCGATGAAGTGATTGAAGGGCGTTTGAATGATCATTTTATTGTCGATTCAATCCAAGGAGGCGCCGGCACGTCGTTTAATATGAACGCAAACGAAGTCATTGCTAACAGGGCGATTGAAATTCTTGGTGGCGAAAAAGGCGATTATTTAAAAGTCAGTCCAAACACACACGTCAACATGGCCCAGTCTACCAATGATTCATTTCCGACGGCGATTCATATTGCCGCTTTAAATATGACAAAGGGCTTGATGGAAGAATTGCAGCAATTGATCAACGAAATGGAAGCGAAAGCCGAAGAATTTGACAGTGTCTTAAAAATGGGTCGGACCCACTTGCAAGATGCAGTCCCTATTCGACTAGGGCAGGAATTTGGCTCGTACCGCAGAGTGCTAGCCCGTGATCTAAAACGGGTAAGCCGTTCGGCAGACCACCTCCACGACATCAATATGGGTGCAACCGCTGTAGGAACTGGTTTGAACGCCAAACCGGAATACATTGAGAAAGTCGCAAAACATTTGGCTGACTTGACTGATTTACCGTTGAAAACGGCGGAGGACCTTGTTGATGCCACACAAAATACAGATGCCTATACGGAGCTTTCTAGTTCGTTGAAAATTTTAGCCATTAATTTATCAAAAATCGCAAATGACTTACGTTTAATGAGTTCGGGCCCGCGGACGGGATTGAATGAAATCAATTTGCCACCGCGACAGCCAGGTTCATCGATCATGCCTGGAAAAGTAAATCCGGTCATGTGTGAAGTCATTAACCAGCTTTCTTTTCAAGTTATCGGCAATGACCATACGATCAGCCTTGCTTCAGAAGCGGGCCAACTTGAACTAAACGTGATGGAACCAGTACTCGTTTTTAATTTATTGCAATCATTAACAGTGCTACAAAACGGCATGCGCGTCTTTAAAGATTACGCTATTGCCGGCATTACCGCTAACGTGGAACGATGCCGGGAACTTGTAGAACATAGTGTCGGTATTGTAACGGCAATCAATCCCCATGTCGGCTATGAAGTAGCTACTCGTGTTGCTAAAGAAGCAATTGAAACAGGGCGGCCGGTCCGGGAAATTTGCCTTGAACGGGGCATCCTTTCAGAGGAAGAGTTGAATGAAATTCTTGATCCAAAAGAAATGACAAAACCCGGTATCGCCGGCTCCCGTTTTTTACCGTTATAA
- a CDS encoding ROK family glucokinase, translating into MTEVYYAGIDIGGTTVKLAFLTETGELKDKWEIPTDVSENGKHIVDQIAASIQSRLPQHATLLGAGVGAPGFIEMETGFIHHAVNIGWRNYPLREELERALGVVVRVDNDANLAALGEKWRGAGDGAEEELFITLGTGVGGGIITRGQILHGASGMGGEIGHITVIPEGGAPCNCGKTGCLETVSSATGILRMAKEKLTTNKDSALHRFGEGALTTKDIFDAAKAGDALAKDVVSEATFHLGFAIANLANALNPTKIIIGGGVSKAKESLLAPLRIVFKQFALPRVSESAEIKLAHLGNDAGIYGAVWLAIQAKATQEDARKK; encoded by the coding sequence ATGACTGAGGTCTACTATGCAGGAATTGACATTGGTGGAACGACCGTAAAGTTGGCGTTTCTTACGGAAACAGGCGAGTTAAAAGATAAATGGGAGATTCCCACAGACGTGAGCGAAAACGGCAAACACATTGTCGACCAGATCGCCGCAAGCATTCAAAGCCGGCTGCCGCAACATGCAACCTTGTTGGGGGCTGGAGTAGGTGCGCCAGGATTCATTGAAATGGAAACTGGTTTTATTCACCATGCCGTCAATATTGGCTGGCGCAACTATCCACTAAGAGAAGAGCTGGAACGCGCCCTTGGAGTGGTTGTCCGCGTCGACAATGATGCCAATTTGGCAGCACTTGGAGAGAAATGGCGCGGCGCAGGGGATGGCGCTGAAGAAGAATTGTTTATCACACTTGGTACAGGTGTCGGCGGTGGCATTATTACAAGAGGACAAATTCTCCACGGCGCAAGTGGAATGGGCGGCGAAATTGGCCACATAACAGTCATCCCTGAAGGTGGGGCACCGTGCAATTGCGGCAAAACGGGCTGCCTGGAAACGGTATCTTCGGCAACGGGCATTTTACGGATGGCCAAGGAAAAGTTAACAACAAATAAAGATAGTGCTTTGCATCGCTTTGGAGAAGGGGCGTTAACAACAAAGGATATTTTCGATGCCGCTAAAGCTGGCGATGCACTTGCTAAAGATGTGGTCAGCGAAGCAACCTTTCACCTTGGTTTTGCAATAGCGAATTTGGCTAATGCGCTCAATCCGACAAAAATTATTATCGGCGGTGGTGTTTCTAAAGCGAAAGAAAGCTTGCTCGCCCCGCTTCGCATCGTATTTAAGCAATTTGCGTTGCCCCGTGTTTCCGAGAGTGCTGAAATTAAATTGGCCCATTTAGGGAATGACGCTGGGATTTACGGTGCTGTTTGGCTTGCTATTCAGGCAAAAGCAACACAGGAAGACGCTAGGAAAAAGTGA
- a CDS encoding YqgQ family protein codes for MKTLFEVKQLLKQYGAFIYTRDLDADMQLMQMEMEELHRLGLIERVEFQQAMLVLKREQRAAKMGERAND; via the coding sequence ATGAAAACGCTTTTCGAAGTCAAGCAGTTGTTAAAGCAATATGGCGCTTTCATTTATACAAGGGATTTGGATGCAGACATGCAGTTGATGCAAATGGAAATGGAGGAACTTCATCGACTTGGCCTAATCGAACGTGTCGAATTCCAACAAGCAATGCTTGTATTAAAACGTGAACAGCGTGCGGCAAAAATGGGGGAGAGAGCAAATGACTGA
- a CDS encoding YueI family protein, whose product MGRDVNDLLEKAIYGNPETKPAERRLFLTTILERVYLALTKKQVQAAPVYREVEQTMAKANNLHLFLNGNLAYNDYAAYIKIAVSQNVPYTIVNPPTPTPFALVLADKSQPVQKADRFIKDDLYEIDMAAD is encoded by the coding sequence ATGGGAAGAGATGTAAACGACCTATTAGAAAAAGCGATTTATGGAAATCCAGAAACAAAACCAGCGGAACGCCGTTTGTTTTTGACGACAATTTTGGAAAGGGTCTATCTTGCATTAACGAAAAAGCAAGTCCAGGCTGCTCCAGTTTACAGGGAAGTCGAACAAACGATGGCTAAGGCTAACAACCTCCATCTGTTTTTAAATGGCAACCTGGCTTATAACGATTATGCGGCTTACATTAAAATAGCCGTCAGCCAGAACGTTCCATACACGATTGTGAATCCGCCAACGCCGACACCCTTTGCCCTTGTTTTAGCTGACAAAAGCCAGCCAGTGCAAAAAGCAGACCGTTTTATAAAAGATGACTTGTATGAAATAGACATGGCTGCTGATTGA
- a CDS encoding spore germination protein: protein MPGQKQQKLTSYEDGLAFLKKELAVEENFDLICLEMRHANKRMALFLVDGFAKDIALTQIQRELSHTTEDELQDRYDALLQSRIPYAEVETERDLNQVVEQVLAGPAALLVEGLDYCLLIDTREYPVRSPEEPDTEQVVRGSRDGLVETLVMNAALIRRRVRDRTLRVVFKQVGRRSKTDIALMYIGDIADKRYVEQMTAALDAIDTDGVPMADKSIEEFIFKESSNPYPLVRYSERPDVCATHLFEGHVLVLVDGSPSVMITPTTFWHLLQHAEEYRQKPIIGAMLRLVRFAAVFSSIFLLPLWYLFATNAFLLPDSLAFIGTEEKGSLPLFAQFVIAEAGIEMLRMASIHTPNAVAEALGLVAALLIGDIAIQVGVFSPEVILYLAIAAVGTFATPSYELSLANRFMRVLLLVATAAFKLPGLMIASTIWLVMLVRLKGMDVPYMWPFIPFNAKALRDVVFRVPMPVKNRRPVIIHPQDPDR, encoded by the coding sequence ATGCCTGGCCAAAAGCAGCAAAAGTTGACCTCTTATGAAGATGGGCTTGCCTTTTTGAAAAAGGAATTGGCGGTAGAAGAAAACTTTGATTTGATTTGTTTGGAAATGCGGCATGCAAACAAACGGATGGCGCTTTTTTTAGTTGATGGTTTTGCCAAAGATATCGCACTGACACAAATCCAACGGGAACTTTCCCATACGACTGAAGATGAATTGCAAGACCGATATGATGCCTTACTGCAAAGCCGGATTCCTTATGCAGAAGTTGAAACCGAAAGAGACTTGAACCAAGTCGTAGAGCAAGTGTTGGCCGGGCCAGCGGCTTTGCTCGTTGAAGGCCTTGACTATTGCCTGCTGATTGACACGAGGGAGTATCCTGTTCGAAGTCCGGAGGAGCCAGATACAGAGCAAGTTGTTCGTGGTTCGAGAGACGGGCTTGTCGAAACGCTCGTTATGAACGCAGCTCTGATCCGCAGAAGAGTTCGTGACCGGACGCTGCGCGTCGTGTTCAAGCAAGTTGGGCGACGTTCTAAAACAGATATAGCCTTAATGTACATTGGCGATATTGCTGATAAGCGTTATGTCGAGCAAATGACCGCTGCCCTTGATGCAATTGACACCGATGGTGTACCCATGGCAGATAAATCAATTGAAGAATTTATCTTTAAAGAAAGCAGCAACCCTTATCCACTTGTGCGTTATTCAGAACGGCCAGACGTATGTGCCACCCATTTATTTGAGGGCCATGTCCTCGTTCTTGTCGATGGGTCGCCAAGTGTCATGATTACACCTACTACTTTCTGGCACTTGCTTCAACATGCAGAGGAGTACCGTCAAAAACCAATCATAGGAGCAATGCTGAGGCTAGTCAGATTCGCTGCTGTTTTTTCGTCGATCTTCTTGCTGCCGTTATGGTATTTATTCGCAACAAATGCGTTTTTATTGCCAGATAGTTTGGCGTTTATCGGCACAGAAGAAAAGGGGAGCTTGCCACTGTTTGCCCAATTTGTCATCGCAGAAGCAGGGATTGAAATGTTGCGAATGGCGTCGATTCATACACCGAATGCAGTCGCAGAAGCGCTTGGGCTTGTGGCAGCCTTATTGATTGGCGATATTGCCATCCAAGTCGGTGTCTTTTCCCCAGAAGTGATCCTCTACTTAGCGATTGCCGCTGTCGGTACGTTTGCAACACCTAGTTATGAACTTTCCCTTGCCAACCGATTTATGCGTGTACTTTTGTTGGTGGCTACTGCCGCCTTTAAGTTGCCAGGGCTTATGATTGCCTCGACCATTTGGTTAGTGATGCTTGTCCGTTTAAAGGGGATGGATGTTCCTTATATGTGGCCATTTATTCCTTTTAATGCAAAAGCATTACGAGACGTCGTTTTTCGAGTGCCAATGCCTGTAAAAAACCGCAGGCCAGTCATTATTCATCCCCAAGATCCGGACCGTTAG